One genomic segment of Pseudomonadota bacterium includes these proteins:
- a CDS encoding DMT family transporter — MTAHARALFEMHICVVLWGFTAILGKLITLPALQLVWWRLLLVSIALACFPRVWRALKTIPPRLILIYCGIGGVVAVHWLAFYGSVKLANASVAATTMALAPAVTALIEPWITGARFERHNLLLGILVIPGVALVMGGIPGDMHLGFWVGVLSAALAAVFIALNKRFLGHHDAMAVTSLELGAGFLLVAAIVPFASPAGGSVVLPDVRDGALLVILAILCTLIPFAMSLATLRHLSAFTAQLAINLEPLYAITLAVLFLGEARELDSLFYVGVVIVLAAVFGHGWLQSRKNRVTEPTSVIDR, encoded by the coding sequence ATGACCGCCCACGCCCGAGCGCTGTTCGAGATGCATATCTGCGTCGTGCTCTGGGGCTTCACCGCCATCCTCGGCAAACTCATCACGCTGCCGGCGCTGCAGCTGGTGTGGTGGCGCCTGTTGTTAGTCAGCATTGCGCTGGCGTGTTTTCCGCGCGTCTGGCGGGCGCTCAAGACCATTCCGCCGCGGCTCATCCTCATCTACTGCGGCATCGGCGGCGTGGTGGCCGTGCACTGGCTGGCGTTCTACGGCTCCGTGAAGCTCGCGAACGCATCCGTCGCCGCCACGACGATGGCGCTGGCGCCGGCCGTCACTGCCTTGATCGAGCCGTGGATCACGGGTGCGCGCTTCGAGCGACATAATCTCCTGCTTGGAATCCTGGTGATTCCCGGCGTCGCGCTGGTCATGGGCGGCATTCCGGGCGACATGCACCTCGGCTTCTGGGTGGGCGTCCTGTCGGCGGCGCTGGCCGCGGTGTTCATCGCGCTGAACAAGCGTTTCCTGGGCCATCACGATGCGATGGCGGTGACCTCGCTCGAGCTTGGTGCGGGTTTTCTGCTGGTCGCCGCGATCGTTCCATTCGCCAGCCCGGCGGGCGGATCCGTTGTCCTGCCCGATGTCCGCGATGGGGCGCTGCTCGTCATTCTCGCCATCCTCTGCACCCTCATTCCCTTCGCGATGTCGCTTGCCACGCTGCGGCATCTGTCCGCTTTCACCGCGCAGCTCGCGATCAACCTGGAGCCGCTGTACGCGATCACGCTCGCGGTGTTGTTCCTGGGCGAGGCGCGCGAGCTCGACTCACTCTTCTATGTGGGAGTCGTCATCGTGCTCGCCGCGGTGTTCGGCCACGGCTGGCTGCAGTCCCGAAAGAATCGGGTTACGGAGCCCACATCAGTGATTGACCGATGA
- a CDS encoding glutamate synthase subunit beta, which produces MGKPTGFIEYLRELPVDRTPVERVRDWNEFHHHMDEKRLRQQGARCMDCGVPFCHTGKLISGMASGCPVNNLIPEWNDLVFRGLWREALDRLHRTNNFPEFTGRVCPAPCEGSCVLGINEPPVTIKNIENAIVDKGFDEGWIVAEPPTTRTGKKVAVIGSGPAGLAAAAQLNKAGHNVTVLERADRPGGLLTYGIPNMKLDKREVVARRVSLLEKEGVKFLCNATVGENVEAELLMKDFDATVICTGATVPRDLPVEGRQLKGVHFAMDFLTASTQAVLRDKPSSTPIYADGKDVVVLGGGDTGTDCVGTSLRHGCKSITQIEIMAMPPMDRAADNPWPEWPKVYKMDYGQEEAAAKFGADPRVYLTTVKKLKDDGAGNLAAVVTVNIRWEKNDKGQFVPVEEPGSEKEHPAQLVLLAMGFLGPEQALLKDLKVETDPRSNVKAEYGKYGTSVPGVFAAGDARRGQSLVVWAINEGRGAARECDRWLMGATELP; this is translated from the coding sequence ATGGGAAAGCCAACCGGATTCATAGAGTACCTGCGCGAACTGCCGGTGGATCGCACGCCGGTCGAGCGTGTGCGCGACTGGAACGAGTTCCACCACCACATGGACGAGAAGCGCCTGCGCCAGCAGGGCGCGCGCTGCATGGACTGCGGCGTGCCGTTCTGCCACACGGGGAAACTGATCTCCGGCATGGCGTCGGGGTGCCCGGTGAACAATCTCATTCCCGAGTGGAACGATCTGGTGTTCCGCGGGTTGTGGCGCGAGGCGCTCGACCGGCTGCATCGCACCAACAACTTTCCCGAGTTCACCGGGCGCGTGTGTCCGGCGCCCTGCGAAGGGTCCTGCGTGCTCGGCATCAACGAGCCGCCGGTCACCATCAAGAACATCGAGAACGCCATCGTCGACAAGGGCTTCGACGAAGGCTGGATCGTCGCGGAGCCACCCACCACGCGCACCGGCAAGAAAGTCGCGGTGATCGGGTCGGGCCCAGCGGGCCTGGCGGCCGCGGCGCAGCTGAACAAGGCGGGGCACAACGTGACCGTGCTCGAGCGCGCGGATCGTCCGGGTGGTTTGCTGACCTACGGCATCCCCAACATGAAGCTCGACAAGCGCGAGGTGGTCGCCCGGCGCGTGTCATTGCTCGAGAAAGAAGGCGTCAAGTTCCTGTGCAATGCGACCGTCGGCGAGAACGTCGAGGCGGAACTGCTGATGAAGGATTTCGATGCGACGGTGATCTGCACCGGCGCCACCGTGCCGCGCGATTTGCCCGTCGAGGGCCGCCAGCTCAAGGGCGTGCACTTCGCGATGGATTTCCTGACCGCCAGCACGCAGGCGGTGCTCAGGGACAAGCCGAGTTCCACGCCGATCTACGCGGACGGCAAGGATGTCGTGGTACTGGGAGGCGGCGATACCGGCACCGATTGCGTCGGTACCTCGCTGCGCCATGGCTGCAAGAGCATCACGCAGATCGAGATCATGGCGATGCCGCCGATGGATCGCGCCGCGGACAATCCGTGGCCGGAGTGGCCCAAGGTCTACAAGATGGACTACGGGCAGGAAGAAGCCGCCGCGAAATTCGGGGCTGACCCGCGCGTCTATCTGACTACCGTGAAGAAGCTCAAGGACGACGGCGCGGGCAACCTCGCCGCGGTCGTCACCGTGAATATCCGCTGGGAGAAGAACGACAAGGGTCAGTTCGTCCCGGTGGAAGAGCCTGGCAGCGAAAAAGAACATCCTGCGCAGCTGGTGCTGCTGGCCATGGGGTTCCTCGGACCCGAGCAGGCGCTGCTCAAGGATCTCAAGGTCGAGACCGACCCGCGTTCGAACGTGAAGGCGGAGTACGGCAAGTACGGCACCAGCGTGCCGGGCGTCTTCGCCGCCGGCGATGCGCGCCGCGGCCAGAGCCTAGTCGTGTGGGCCATCAACGAAGGCCGCGGAGCCGCGCGCGAGTGCGACCGCTGGCTGATGGGCGCGACCGAACTACCGTAA
- the gltB gene encoding glutamate synthase large subunit, translated as MTAIRLGPPAKQGLYDPQFEHDACGVGFVVDIKGRKSNAVLKQGIQILKNLDHRGASGSEVNTGDGAGLLMQMPHAFLKKVAKKDSRIDLPEPGHYAAGNIFMPRNATQRRKIEEVFARVVQAEGQVYLGARSVPTNNTMLGETAKASEPFTRQVFIGRGPDTPDEAEFERKLYVIRKRAYNEIRVSTIGGAEFWYVVSLSHKTLVYKGMLTTMQLDQYFLDLQNPAMETAIALVHSRFSTNTFPSWDRAHPYRCIAHNGEINTLRGNINWMRAREALFQSPVFGDDIRKIPPIVNPNGSDSSMFDNVLELMVLSGRSMPHAVMMMIPEPWSKHTSMDPARRAFYQYHSSLMEPWDGPADIAFTDGKRIGAVLDRNGLRPGRYYVTKDDLVVMASEAGVLEFPPEQILRKGRLQPGRMFLVDTEQGRIIEDEEIKSQIINERPYAEWLKQHLVHLKDLPAAPEMPLPEPVTLAKRQVSFGYTFEDQRILMAPMARDGNEGVGSMGNDTPLAALSQKSRMLYDYFKQLFAQVTNPPIDCIREEIITSSDVWLGSEGNLLDPRPGDCRRLELKGPVLTNEEFAKVRRLSLPGLKVGTLRILFRAERGEDGLVQAIEEMRAEAMRLIDEDEVNILILSDRGVNKEYAAIPSLLAVSGLHHYLIRQGLRMKVSLALETGDAREVHHFALLIGYGCSVINPYMAFETIDGMIREDLLPNIEHKLACANFAKAAVKGVVKVMSKMGISAVQSYHGAQVFEAVGLRQDVIDEYFSGTASRVGGVGLDVIAREVLMRHTAAFAERKPQSQTELPSGGQYQWRSDGEFHLFNPESIHRLQKSVRTGSYATYKSYAELIDDRAKNLSTLRGLLDFKQGEAISIDEVESVESLMKRFKTGAMSYGSISKEAHETLAIAMNRVGGKSNTGEGGEDPDRYIPMENGDSKNSAIKQVASGRFGVTSHYLVNAKELQIKMAQGAKPGEGGQLPGTKVYPWIAKTRGTTAGVGLISPPPHHDIYSIEDLAELIHDLKNANRDARISVKLVAEVGVGTIAAGVAKAHADVVLISGADGGTGASPLTSLVHAGLPWELGLAETHQTLVINNLRSRIVVETDGQLKTGRDVAIAALLGAEEFGFATAPLVAVGCIMMRVCHLNTCPAGVATQDPRLREKFAGKPEHAVNFMRFIAQHLREIMAQLGFRKLEDMVGRVDMLEPRAAIDHWKAKGFDFSNILYAPDAGPEIGRFRQIGQDHGIDRSLDVTTLLKICEPAIARGEKVTAEVPVRNVNRVVGTITGSEVTKKWGVGGLPEDTIKIKFKGSAGQSFGAFVPNGMSFTLEGDANDYFGKGLSGGKLAVFPSPLSSFPSETNMIIGNVALYGATRGEVFVRGMAGERFAVRNSGVDTVVEAVGDHGCEYMTGGRVVVLGPTGRNFAAGMSGGIAYLLDEHNESGTRINAQMVDIERVEDPAEAEALRALIEKHVLYTGSEHAQRILAAWATKLPKFVRVIPKDYKRALACLKRAHDQGLSGDEAIMAAFEENARDLSRVGGN; from the coding sequence ATGACCGCGATTCGATTGGGACCGCCTGCCAAGCAGGGCCTTTACGACCCTCAGTTCGAGCATGACGCCTGCGGCGTCGGCTTCGTCGTGGACATCAAGGGTCGCAAATCGAACGCCGTCCTCAAGCAAGGCATTCAGATCCTCAAGAATCTCGATCACCGCGGCGCGAGCGGTTCCGAGGTGAACACCGGCGATGGCGCGGGCCTGCTCATGCAGATGCCGCACGCCTTCCTCAAGAAGGTCGCCAAGAAAGATTCGCGCATCGATCTACCCGAGCCGGGCCACTACGCGGCCGGCAACATCTTCATGCCGCGCAACGCGACGCAGCGCCGCAAGATCGAAGAAGTGTTCGCGCGGGTCGTGCAGGCGGAAGGCCAGGTGTATCTCGGCGCGCGCAGCGTACCGACCAACAACACCATGCTCGGCGAAACCGCGAAGGCCTCCGAGCCGTTCACGCGCCAGGTGTTCATCGGCCGCGGGCCGGATACCCCCGACGAGGCGGAGTTCGAACGCAAGCTCTACGTCATCCGCAAGCGCGCGTACAACGAGATCCGCGTCTCGACGATCGGCGGCGCGGAGTTCTGGTACGTAGTTAGTCTTTCGCACAAGACGCTGGTCTACAAGGGCATGCTCACCACGATGCAGCTCGACCAGTATTTCCTCGACCTGCAGAACCCGGCGATGGAAACCGCCATCGCGCTGGTGCATTCGCGCTTCAGCACGAACACGTTCCCGAGCTGGGACCGCGCGCATCCGTACCGCTGCATCGCGCACAACGGCGAGATCAATACGCTGCGCGGCAACATCAACTGGATGCGCGCGCGCGAGGCGCTGTTCCAGTCGCCGGTGTTCGGCGATGACATTCGCAAGATCCCGCCGATCGTGAATCCCAACGGCTCGGATTCCTCGATGTTCGACAACGTGCTCGAACTCATGGTGCTCTCGGGCCGCTCGATGCCGCACGCCGTGATGATGATGATCCCCGAGCCGTGGTCGAAACATACCTCGATGGATCCGGCGCGCCGCGCGTTCTACCAGTACCACAGTAGTTTGATGGAGCCGTGGGACGGTCCGGCGGACATCGCGTTCACCGACGGCAAACGTATCGGCGCGGTGCTCGACCGCAACGGTCTGCGCCCGGGCCGCTACTACGTCACGAAAGACGATCTCGTCGTCATGGCGTCCGAAGCGGGCGTGCTCGAATTCCCGCCCGAGCAGATCCTGCGCAAGGGCCGGCTGCAGCCGGGCCGCATGTTCCTGGTCGACACCGAACAGGGCCGCATCATCGAAGACGAGGAGATCAAGTCGCAGATCATCAACGAGCGTCCGTACGCGGAATGGCTCAAGCAGCATCTCGTGCATCTGAAAGATCTGCCGGCCGCGCCGGAAATGCCGCTGCCGGAACCGGTGACGCTCGCGAAGCGCCAGGTGTCGTTCGGCTACACCTTCGAAGACCAGCGCATCCTGATGGCGCCGATGGCGCGCGATGGCAATGAAGGCGTCGGCTCCATGGGCAACGACACGCCGCTGGCCGCGCTCTCGCAGAAGTCGCGCATGTTGTACGACTACTTCAAGCAGCTGTTCGCGCAGGTCACCAATCCGCCGATCGACTGCATCCGCGAAGAGATCATCACCTCGTCGGATGTGTGGTTAGGCTCCGAGGGCAATCTGCTCGACCCGCGCCCGGGCGACTGCCGGCGGCTCGAGTTGAAGGGCCCGGTGCTCACCAACGAAGAGTTCGCCAAAGTGCGGCGCCTGTCTCTGCCGGGCCTCAAGGTGGGCACGCTGCGGATACTGTTCCGTGCCGAGCGCGGTGAAGACGGACTCGTGCAGGCCATCGAGGAGATGCGCGCGGAAGCCATGCGCCTCATCGACGAGGACGAGGTCAACATCCTCATCCTTTCCGATCGCGGCGTGAACAAGGAATACGCGGCGATCCCGTCGCTGCTGGCGGTGTCCGGCCTGCATCACTACCTGATTCGCCAGGGCCTGCGCATGAAGGTGTCGCTGGCGCTCGAGACCGGCGACGCGCGCGAGGTGCATCACTTCGCGCTGCTGATCGGCTACGGCTGCAGCGTCATCAACCCGTACATGGCGTTCGAAACCATCGACGGCATGATCCGCGAAGACCTGCTGCCGAACATCGAACACAAGCTGGCCTGCGCGAATTTCGCCAAGGCCGCGGTCAAGGGCGTGGTCAAGGTCATGTCGAAGATGGGCATTTCGGCCGTGCAGAGTTATCACGGCGCGCAGGTGTTCGAAGCGGTCGGGCTGCGCCAGGACGTGATCGACGAGTATTTTTCGGGCACGGCTTCGCGCGTGGGCGGCGTCGGTCTCGACGTGATCGCGCGTGAAGTGCTGATGCGCCACACGGCCGCGTTCGCCGAGCGCAAGCCGCAGAGCCAGACCGAACTACCCTCGGGTGGCCAGTACCAGTGGCGTTCGGATGGCGAGTTCCATTTGTTCAACCCGGAATCCATCCACCGGCTGCAGAAGTCGGTGCGCACGGGTTCGTACGCGACGTACAAGAGCTATGCCGAGCTCATCGATGATCGCGCCAAGAATCTATCTACCTTGCGCGGCCTGCTCGATTTCAAACAGGGCGAAGCGATTTCAATCGATGAGGTGGAGTCGGTCGAGAGCCTCATGAAGCGCTTCAAGACGGGCGCGATGAGCTACGGCTCCATTTCGAAGGAAGCGCACGAGACGCTGGCCATCGCCATGAACCGCGTGGGCGGCAAGAGCAACACGGGCGAGGGCGGCGAAGATCCGGACCGCTACATACCGATGGAAAACGGCGATTCGAAGAACTCCGCCATCAAGCAGGTGGCGTCGGGCCGCTTCGGCGTCACCAGCCACTACCTCGTCAACGCGAAAGAGCTGCAGATCAAGATGGCGCAGGGCGCCAAGCCCGGCGAGGGCGGACAGCTGCCCGGCACCAAGGTGTATCCGTGGATCGCGAAGACGCGCGGCACGACGGCCGGCGTCGGCCTCATCTCGCCGCCGCCGCATCACGACATCTATTCCATCGAGGATCTGGCCGAGCTCATTCACGATCTCAAGAACGCGAACCGCGACGCGCGTATCAGCGTGAAGCTGGTGGCGGAAGTGGGCGTGGGCACGATCGCCGCGGGTGTCGCCAAGGCGCACGCCGATGTGGTGCTGATCTCCGGCGCTGACGGCGGCACCGGCGCATCGCCGCTGACGTCGCTGGTGCACGCCGGTCTGCCCTGGGAACTGGGCCTCGCCGAGACGCACCAGACGCTGGTCATCAACAATCTGCGTTCGCGCATCGTGGTCGAGACGGACGGGCAGCTGAAGACCGGCCGCGACGTGGCCATCGCCGCGTTGTTAGGCGCTGAGGAATTCGGCTTTGCGACGGCACCGCTGGTCGCCGTGGGCTGCATCATGATGCGCGTCTGCCATCTCAACACCTGCCCCGCTGGCGTGGCGACGCAGGATCCGCGCCTGCGCGAGAAGTTCGCCGGCAAGCCCGAGCATGCGGTGAATTTCATGCGCTTCATCGCGCAGCACCTGCGCGAGATCATGGCGCAGCTCGGCTTCCGCAAACTCGAGGACATGGTGGGCCGGGTCGACATGCTCGAGCCGCGTGCCGCCATCGATCACTGGAAGGCCAAGGGCTTCGACTTCAGCAACATCCTGTACGCGCCGGACGCGGGACCGGAGATCGGCCGTTTCCGGCAGATCGGCCAGGATCACGGCATCGACCGGTCGCTCGACGTCACGACGCTGCTCAAGATCTGCGAACCGGCGATCGCGCGTGGCGAGAAGGTGACGGCCGAAGTGCCGGTGCGCAACGTCAACCGCGTGGTGGGCACCATCACCGGTAGCGAGGTCACGAAGAAGTGGGGCGTCGGGGGCCTGCCCGAGGACACCATCAAGATCAAGTTCAAGGGTTCGGCCGGGCAGAGTTTCGGCGCGTTCGTGCCGAACGGCATGAGCTTCACGCTCGAGGGCGACGCCAACGACTACTTCGGCAAGGGGCTGTCAGGCGGCAAGCTCGCGGTGTTCCCGTCGCCGCTGTCGTCGTTCCCGTCCGAGACCAACATGATCATCGGCAACGTCGCGTTGTACGGCGCGACGCGCGGCGAAGTGTTCGTGCGCGGCATGGCGGGCGAACGGTTCGCGGTGCGCAACTCGGGCGTCGACACGGTGGTCGAGGCGGTGGGCGACCACGGCTGCGAATACATGACCGGCGGGCGCGTGGTGGTGCTGGGCCCCACCGGCCGCAACTTCGCGGCCGGCATGTCGGGCGGCATTGCCTATCTACTGGACGAGCACAACGAATCCGGCACGCGCATCAACGCGCAGATGGTCGACATCGAACGCGTCGAGGATCCGGCGGAAGCCGAGGCGCTGCGGGCGTTGATCGAGAAACACGTGTTGTACACGGGCAGCGAGCACGCGCAGCGTATTCTCGCGGCCTGGGCCACCAAGCTGCCGAAGTTCGTGCGCGTGATCCCGAAGGATTACAAACGCGCGTTGGCCTGCCTCAAGCGGGCCCACGACCAGGGATTGTCGGGCGACGAAGCCATCATGGCGGCGTTCGAAGAAAACGCGCGCGACCTGTCGCGCGTCGGCGGAAACTAA
- a CDS encoding DUF924 family protein, with the protein MHSAREVLEFWFGAPPFDTARLEERNRFWFGGDGEAAQAARDVLIRSTLEPMLERAARGEFAAWAASPKRRLALIILFDQVPRNAYRGTAAAYAFDREALALALEGLQLAADAALDPVERLFFYLPLEHAESLDVQNASIVAFDRLAAEAPPELREFAESLRGYARKHRDVIEKFGRFPMRNAPLGRESTQEELEWLASGAAWG; encoded by the coding sequence ATGCACAGCGCGCGCGAGGTACTCGAATTCTGGTTTGGCGCGCCGCCTTTCGATACCGCACGTCTCGAGGAACGCAACCGCTTCTGGTTTGGCGGCGACGGCGAAGCCGCTCAGGCAGCGCGCGATGTATTGATCCGCTCGACGCTCGAGCCGATGCTCGAGCGCGCGGCGCGCGGGGAGTTCGCCGCCTGGGCTGCGAGCCCCAAGCGGCGGCTGGCGCTGATCATCCTGTTCGACCAGGTGCCGAGGAATGCGTATCGCGGTACCGCCGCGGCGTATGCATTCGATCGCGAGGCGCTGGCGCTGGCCTTGGAAGGGCTGCAGCTCGCCGCCGACGCCGCGCTCGATCCGGTCGAGCGCCTGTTCTTCTATCTACCGCTGGAACACGCGGAGTCGCTCGACGTGCAGAACGCATCGATCGTGGCTTTCGATCGCTTGGCAGCCGAAGCGCCGCCAGAGCTGCGCGAGTTCGCCGAATCCCTGCGCGGCTATGCGCGCAAGCACCGCGACGTCATCGAGAAGTTCGGCCGCTTCCCCATGAGGAACGCGCCTCTGGGCCGCGAGAGCACACAAGAGGAGCTCGAGTGGCTCGCGTCCGGCGCGGCGTGGGGCTAA
- a CDS encoding cation diffusion facilitator family transporter has protein sequence MSDHGSSAKAILYAFVANLGIALAKLAAAIYTHSGSMLAEAIHSFADCGNQVLLFIGLKQAQKPPDAKHPLGYGKVTYFWSFVVALLLFSMGGLFSINEGWHKLHSTEPLHKVWVALLVLAVSVGLEFGSLMGCLREIRKLRKERSLGYWLKNTRNAELVVVLGEDVAALVGLVLAFVFVTLAAATGNPVFDAIGSIVIGVVLVCVSIFVAVRIKSLIVGRSAEDDLQEAIRADIAADPNIAALLNAITMQLGPDVMLALKVRMKPGIAIETAVSHINALEQRIKGKFPEVVWCFVEPDVAD, from the coding sequence ATGTCAGATCACGGCTCGTCCGCCAAGGCGATTCTCTACGCGTTCGTCGCGAACCTGGGGATTGCGCTCGCCAAACTGGCGGCGGCTATCTACACGCACTCTGGCAGCATGCTGGCGGAAGCCATCCACTCGTTCGCGGATTGCGGCAACCAGGTGTTGTTGTTCATCGGGTTGAAGCAGGCGCAGAAGCCGCCAGATGCGAAGCACCCGCTGGGCTACGGCAAGGTCACGTACTTCTGGAGCTTCGTCGTCGCGTTGCTGCTGTTCTCGATGGGCGGGCTGTTCTCGATCAACGAGGGTTGGCACAAGCTGCATTCGACGGAACCGCTGCACAAGGTGTGGGTGGCATTGCTCGTGCTGGCCGTGTCGGTCGGCCTCGAGTTCGGCTCGTTGATGGGCTGCCTGCGCGAGATCCGGAAGCTGCGCAAGGAACGGTCGCTGGGGTACTGGCTCAAGAACACGCGCAACGCGGAACTGGTCGTCGTGCTGGGCGAGGACGTCGCGGCGCTGGTCGGGCTGGTGCTGGCATTCGTGTTCGTGACGCTCGCGGCCGCGACGGGCAATCCCGTGTTCGATGCCATCGGCTCCATCGTGATCGGCGTGGTGCTGGTGTGCGTGTCAATCTTCGTCGCGGTGCGTATCAAGTCGCTGATCGTCGGGCGCTCGGCGGAGGATGACCTGCAGGAAGCGATCCGCGCGGACATCGCCGCGGATCCCAACATCGCCGCGTTGCTGAACGCGATCACGATGCAACTCGGGCCGGATGTGATGCTGGCGCTCAAGGTGCGCATGAAACCGGGAATCGCCATCGAGACGGCGGTTTCGCATATCAACGCGCTGGAACAGCGCATCAAAGGAAAATTCCCGGAAGTCGTGTGGTGTTTCGTAGAACCCGACGTCGCGGACTAA
- a CDS encoding C13 family peptidase, whose amino-acid sequence MENISVSTVLTMDDWRALSAAARQRLWTPASRWRRWLLRAPFILLVLMLLGGMLLMPTDPEIRAFVIGIFGTFLLGAIQAQIAGRGADPMADGMFLGPTRFVFGADGIQWEHVDSSAHVAWAKVLEIEATSTHVFLWVAVNSGYAVPARDLSGGLNATILAQRLRAFIADAKAGGALVAASNFSVPPPAPDTLPSPLHFSIAQQLAAAGKLLLLLRADAARLAGSDGAIALLGAMALALWLPLDRLIFPGPMDFVLEQIGGLSFVIAGALALAWIAGRLSVPRIEYRRALLVVTASMFIAIAGSASFNLFAERWFPGTLVALAAAAYATLFFKRALRTLTGFVQTRALLVGAVATFVFVLTMDRLYITPSLWAYPDEDGAGLDGGANYQDAWRRIEDLQFDQRARIDAQVAGIAAQSAADAQVYFVGFAGYGEQRVFAQEIGLAAKQVAQRYDAGEREILLVNDRRDLEKYPLATARALRHTLVSLGKVMDADDVLFLALSSHGDEDATLSVSNAGMMPGELDSGQVADALRESGIRWKVIVISACHAGSFIEALADDHTIVLTAAAADRTSFGCADDRDLTYFGEAFYRDALPKAASLRAAFEAAKASIAQREKAEGIDASNPQASYGAAIEAKLAGIETAAGAR is encoded by the coding sequence ATGGAAAACATCTCGGTCTCGACGGTTCTCACGATGGACGACTGGCGCGCGCTGAGCGCCGCCGCGCGGCAGCGCCTGTGGACACCGGCAAGCCGTTGGCGCCGATGGCTGCTGCGGGCGCCGTTCATCCTGCTCGTGCTGATGCTGCTGGGCGGAATGCTGCTCATGCCGACCGACCCGGAAATCCGCGCCTTCGTGATCGGCATCTTCGGCACCTTCCTGCTAGGCGCCATACAGGCACAGATTGCCGGGCGCGGCGCGGACCCCATGGCCGACGGGATGTTCCTCGGCCCCACGCGTTTCGTGTTCGGTGCCGATGGCATCCAATGGGAACACGTCGACTCGTCCGCGCACGTGGCATGGGCCAAGGTGCTGGAGATTGAAGCGACTTCGACTCACGTCTTCCTCTGGGTCGCCGTGAATTCCGGCTACGCGGTGCCCGCGCGGGATCTGTCCGGGGGACTGAACGCGACGATCCTCGCGCAACGGCTGCGTGCATTCATCGCCGACGCAAAAGCCGGCGGCGCCCTGGTGGCGGCGTCCAACTTCTCCGTCCCGCCTCCGGCGCCGGACACGCTGCCCTCACCGCTGCATTTCAGCATCGCGCAGCAGCTCGCCGCTGCGGGCAAACTACTGCTCCTGCTGCGCGCCGACGCCGCCCGGCTCGCCGGCAGCGACGGCGCCATCGCGCTGCTTGGGGCGATGGCGTTGGCGCTCTGGCTGCCGCTCGACCGGCTCATTTTCCCGGGCCCGATGGATTTCGTGCTCGAACAGATCGGCGGCCTGAGCTTCGTGATCGCGGGCGCACTGGCATTGGCCTGGATCGCGGGGCGGCTCAGCGTGCCGCGCATCGAGTACCGGCGCGCCCTGCTGGTCGTGACTGCCTCGATGTTCATTGCGATCGCGGGCTCGGCGTCGTTCAACCTGTTCGCGGAGCGCTGGTTCCCGGGCACGCTGGTGGCGCTCGCCGCCGCCGCGTATGCGACGTTGTTTTTCAAGCGGGCGCTGCGCACGCTGACCGGCTTCGTCCAGACCCGTGCGCTGCTGGTGGGTGCCGTCGCGACTTTCGTGTTCGTTCTGACGATGGACCGCCTCTATATCACACCCAGCCTGTGGGCCTACCCGGATGAGGACGGCGCCGGGCTCGACGGCGGCGCTAACTACCAGGATGCGTGGCGGCGCATCGAAGACCTGCAGTTCGATCAGCGCGCCCGCATCGATGCGCAGGTGGCCGGCATCGCGGCGCAATCGGCCGCGGATGCACAGGTTTATTTCGTCGGGTTCGCAGGTTACGGCGAGCAGCGCGTGTTCGCGCAGGAGATCGGGCTCGCGGCAAAACAGGTGGCGCAACGCTACGACGCTGGCGAGCGCGAAATCCTGCTCGTCAACGACCGGCGCGATCTCGAGAAGTATCCTTTGGCGACGGCGCGCGCGCTGCGCCACACCCTGGTGTCGCTCGGCAAGGTGATGGACGCGGACGATGTGTTGTTCCTCGCGTTGTCGTCACACGGCGATGAGGATGCGACTTTGTCGGTTTCCAACGCCGGGATGATGCCGGGCGAGCTCGATTCCGGGCAGGTCGCCGATGCCCTGCGCGAATCCGGCATCCGCTGGAAGGTGATCGTCATTTCCGCCTGCCATGCGGGCAGCTTCATCGAGGCGCTCGCGGATGATCACACGATCGTGTTGACCGCGGCCGCGGCAGACAGGACTTCGTTCGGCTGCGCGGACGACCGCGATCTCACCTACTTCGGCGAGGCGTTCTATCGGGATGCGTTGCCGAAGGCGGCTTCGTTGCGCGCCGCGTTCGAGGCGGCCAAGGCGAGCATCGCGCAACGCGAGAAGGCGGAGGGGATCGACGCGTCGAATCCGCAGGCTTCTTACGGCGCGGCGATTGAGGCGAAACTCGCCGGCATCGAAACGGCCGCGGGCGCGCGGTAA